One stretch of Saccharomonospora xinjiangensis XJ-54 DNA includes these proteins:
- a CDS encoding M24 family metallopeptidase, which translates to MSRRSLHFPAPDAATLRARIDRARSATADAATDALLIGPGSDLRYVIGQAGGSFERLSVLLVPATDAAPTLVVPALEAPGFADVPTGELGVEVVTWVDGEDPYRIVADRLGNPGRVAVSDTMAALHVLRLRDAMAGAEQTLAGPVLRHLRMCKDAAELAALRRAAEAIDRVHARIGEWLRPGRTEAEVGADIAEAIVEEGHTHADFVIVGSGPNGASPHHDVSDRVIEKGDVVVVDIGGPIPEGYNSDSTRTYVLGQPDPKVAEEYAVLQRAQETAVRAVRPGVTAHEVDAAARDILTEAGLGELFIHRTGHGIGLDVHEDPYIVSGNDLPLQPGMVFSIEPGIYRAGQWGARIEDIVVVTADGVEPLNTRPHDLTVLPDDDA; encoded by the coding sequence ATGTCGCGTCGTTCTCTGCATTTCCCCGCTCCCGATGCCGCCACCCTCCGCGCGCGAATCGATCGCGCCCGCAGCGCCACGGCGGACGCGGCGACGGACGCACTCCTGATCGGACCCGGCTCCGACCTGCGCTATGTGATCGGTCAGGCAGGCGGTTCGTTCGAGCGCCTCTCCGTGCTGCTGGTTCCAGCCACGGACGCCGCTCCCACCCTGGTGGTTCCCGCGCTGGAGGCGCCCGGGTTCGCCGACGTGCCCACCGGCGAACTCGGGGTCGAGGTGGTGACGTGGGTTGATGGCGAGGACCCGTACCGGATCGTGGCCGACCGCCTCGGTAATCCCGGTCGCGTGGCTGTGAGCGACACGATGGCAGCCCTCCACGTGCTGCGGTTGCGGGATGCGATGGCCGGCGCCGAGCAGACGCTCGCCGGCCCGGTGCTGCGGCACCTGCGCATGTGCAAGGACGCGGCCGAACTCGCCGCACTGCGCCGCGCGGCCGAAGCCATCGACAGGGTGCACGCGCGCATCGGTGAGTGGCTGCGGCCAGGCCGGACCGAGGCCGAGGTGGGCGCCGACATCGCCGAGGCCATCGTCGAGGAGGGGCACACGCACGCCGACTTCGTGATCGTGGGCTCCGGCCCGAACGGCGCGAGCCCTCATCACGACGTGTCCGACCGCGTGATCGAGAAGGGCGACGTGGTCGTCGTGGACATCGGCGGGCCGATTCCCGAGGGCTACAACTCGGACTCCACGCGCACCTACGTGCTCGGGCAGCCCGACCCGAAGGTGGCCGAGGAGTACGCGGTGCTCCAGCGCGCGCAGGAGACCGCAGTGCGAGCGGTGCGGCCGGGTGTCACCGCTCACGAGGTGGACGCCGCGGCCCGCGACATCCTCACCGAGGCCGGGCTCGGCGAGCTGTTCATTCACCGCACGGGCCACGGCATCGGCCTCGACGTGCACGAGGACCCCTACATCGTGAGCGGCAACGATCTGCCGTTGCAGCCGGGCATGGTGTTCAGCATCGAGCCCGGCATCTACCGGGCGGGGCAGTGGGGCGCCCGTATCGAGGACATCGTCGTGGTCACCGCCGACGGAGTGGAGCCGCTGAACACGCGCCCGCACGACCTCACCGTGCTGCCCGACGATGACGCCTAG
- a CDS encoding Lrp/AsnC family transcriptional regulator gives MTPRGLEPLDQAIVRELAADGRRSFTDLAERVGLSVSAVHQRVRRLEQRGVIRGYTARLDGEQIGLPLTALISLTPNDPAAPDDYPQRLEHISEIESCYSVAGDESYVLLVRVASPLALEDLLRRIRESAKVSTRTTVVLSTPFEGRSPTL, from the coding sequence ATGACGCCTAGGGGTCTGGAACCGCTCGACCAGGCGATCGTGCGGGAGCTGGCGGCCGACGGCCGCCGCAGCTTCACGGACTTGGCCGAGCGGGTCGGTCTTTCGGTCTCGGCCGTGCACCAGCGGGTGCGCAGGCTGGAGCAGCGTGGCGTCATCCGTGGCTACACCGCCCGGCTCGACGGGGAGCAGATCGGGCTGCCGCTGACGGCGCTGATCTCGTTGACGCCCAACGATCCGGCCGCGCCCGACGACTACCCACAGCGGCTGGAACACATCTCGGAGATCGAGTCGTGCTACTCCGTGGCGGGTGACGAGTCGTACGTGCTGCTCGTGCGCGTCGCCTCACCGCTGGCGCTCGAGGATCTGCTCCGCCGCATCCGCGAATCGGCGAAGGTGTCCACGCGCACCACCGTGGTGCTCTCCACGCCGTTCGAAGGCCGCTCGCCGACGCTGTGA